In one Candidatus Binatia bacterium genomic region, the following are encoded:
- a CDS encoding YebC/PmpR family DNA-binding transcriptional regulator, producing the protein MGRIFEARKHTMFARWDRMAKAFTRVGKEIVIAVKAGGPDPASNPHLRRVVANARAVNMPKDKIESAIKRAAGKDVADYSEIVYEGYAPHGVAVLIEAATDNPTRTVANVRNHLNKGDGNLGATGSVSFLFKRMGVFRIDPAGIDQDSLELDLIDEGLEELGESTGEKGETQILVRCAFADFGRLQKALEDRSIKPISAESEYIPVTPVELAEEKAKDVLRLVDTLEQDDDVQKVFHNLA; encoded by the coding sequence ATGGGACGTATTTTCGAAGCCCGAAAGCACACGATGTTCGCGCGCTGGGACCGCATGGCGAAGGCCTTCACGCGCGTCGGCAAGGAGATCGTGATCGCGGTCAAGGCGGGAGGGCCCGACCCCGCGAGCAATCCCCACCTTCGCCGCGTCGTCGCCAACGCGCGCGCGGTCAACATGCCCAAGGACAAGATCGAGTCGGCGATCAAGCGGGCAGCCGGCAAGGACGTCGCCGACTACAGCGAGATCGTCTACGAAGGCTATGCGCCGCACGGCGTGGCCGTGCTGATCGAAGCGGCCACCGACAATCCCACGCGCACCGTCGCCAACGTCCGCAACCACCTGAACAAGGGTGACGGCAATCTCGGCGCAACAGGCAGCGTGTCGTTCCTGTTCAAGCGCATGGGCGTTTTCCGCATCGATCCGGCAGGCATCGACCAGGACTCGCTCGAGCTGGACCTCATCGACGAAGGCCTCGAAGAGCTCGGCGAGAGCACCGGCGAGAAAGGCGAGACGCAGATCCTGGTTCGCTGCGCGTTTGCCGACTTCGGCCGCCTGCAAAAAGCGCTCGAGGACCGCAGCATCAAGCCGATCTCGGCGGAATCGGAGTATATTCCCGTCACGCCGGTCGAGCTTGCCGAAGAAAAGGCCAAGGACGTGCTGCGCCTGGTCGATACTCTCGAGCAGGACGACGACGTCCAGAAGGTTTTCCACAACCTCGCGTAG
- a CDS encoding NADPH-dependent FMN reductase: MRVLAISGSLKSDSTNAALLRAAAAMAPEQMAVEVIDRLIGELPHFRPDLDEDGMTPPAAVAEWRKLFATSDAVLISCPEYAHGVPGSFKNALDWLVSTCELTDKPVALLMASPSGAPHAYAALRPTLVVMGCDLVFEASLMFARRHLGDDGTLLDEQLAGEVRHALRALADAAERRRGS; encoded by the coding sequence ATGCGCGTCCTTGCGATCTCCGGAAGCCTCAAGAGCGACTCCACCAACGCGGCGCTGCTGCGGGCAGCTGCGGCGATGGCACCGGAGCAGATGGCGGTCGAGGTCATCGACCGCCTGATCGGAGAGCTTCCGCACTTTCGTCCCGATCTGGACGAAGACGGCATGACGCCGCCCGCCGCAGTGGCCGAGTGGCGAAAGCTCTTCGCGACCTCGGATGCCGTGCTGATCTCGTGCCCCGAGTACGCGCACGGCGTGCCCGGCTCCTTCAAGAATGCCCTGGACTGGCTCGTGTCCACCTGCGAGCTGACCGACAAGCCTGTCGCTCTGCTGATGGCTTCGCCGAGCGGCGCTCCGCACGCGTACGCGGCCCTGAGGCCGACGCTGGTCGTGATGGGCTGCGATCTGGTGTTCGAGGCGTCGCTGATGTTCGCGCGCCGCCATCTCGGGGACGACGGTACGCTGCTCGACGAGCAGCTGGCCGGCGAAGTGCGCCACGCGCTGCGCGCGCTGGCCGACGCGGCAGAGCGGCGCCGCGGCTCATAA
- a CDS encoding PAS domain S-box protein translates to MSPASDEGATVRGAAGFAVQLQNAAVLAAAYFAVAGVSHAISPGDDASGFVWLPVGMLVAALVLTRPVEWPLLAAGALTADIAFGIAHHQAVLTIAIRYGVTVLEAVAGAVGASWLVQSPARLASPRDVLAFLFAAAMLATLIGASVAGLLTQHTASAAELARVLLPYWGSAATGVLALAPMMLAWSQPFSMRAKWPLRQIEAGLLLWTTVACLSAVFMFGNAIASPLRILLVGPVVWGALRFGMRGATAVHLALILAAADATGTVLSSGIRVPAAPETFGPVQTLVAMLVLIGLTVASALSHGERQLVEVRRSGDEVRRLSRLYASLSAVNHAVLTEPTAESFLQATCRILVGEAAMLLALVVRTDVRRGAVKVLAREGAAADFPDEVLARVNPLTSGPTATAMASAQPYVCNDFARDPRTKPWRQLAARHGIRASVAIPIGDENGVWGALCMYSREVGSFGDREVRLLEEIAQNIRFAIARFEDEALRHATGKALRESEDRFRVVMEYSPIGIAVVAPDGRWIDVNPALCRCVGYSRDELLRIDFQAITHPEDLATDLAQLQRALRGEIDSYQLEKRYIRKDGQVIWIQLDVVLVRDAKGEPRYFLSKIQDITDRRDAERRILELNATLEQRISERTRALEQANRELELANRELEAFSSSVSHDLRSPLRLIDGFSQMLARSHVPASDVLGQQDLGRIRAAARRMGQLIDSLLLLARLTRAPLQREHIDVSALCTEVVEALRAEQPDRVVHVAIEPGLGADASGALVRAVLENLIGNAWKFTARAAAAEIEVGREIRHGRRMFFVRDNGAGFKRQNVGRLFRAFSRLHDEKDFPGSGIGLATVHRIIERHDGTIEADSEENEGACFWFTLGDGADRLAATPRSA, encoded by the coding sequence ATGAGTCCAGCTAGCGACGAAGGCGCCACGGTGCGCGGGGCTGCCGGCTTCGCGGTCCAGCTCCAGAACGCCGCTGTGCTTGCAGCCGCGTACTTCGCAGTTGCCGGCGTCAGCCATGCGATCTCCCCGGGAGACGACGCCTCCGGCTTCGTATGGCTTCCGGTCGGCATGCTGGTCGCGGCGCTCGTGCTCACCAGGCCGGTGGAATGGCCGCTGCTCGCGGCCGGCGCGCTGACTGCCGATATCGCGTTCGGCATCGCCCACCACCAGGCGGTGCTCACGATCGCGATCCGTTACGGCGTCACGGTGCTGGAGGCTGTCGCCGGAGCAGTCGGAGCGTCGTGGCTCGTGCAATCACCCGCTCGCCTGGCTTCGCCTCGCGACGTGCTGGCATTCCTGTTCGCGGCCGCGATGCTGGCCACGCTGATCGGCGCTTCCGTCGCCGGCCTTCTGACGCAGCATACCGCGTCGGCGGCCGAGCTGGCGCGGGTGCTGTTGCCGTATTGGGGCAGCGCGGCCACCGGCGTGCTGGCGCTCGCGCCGATGATGCTGGCGTGGTCGCAGCCGTTCTCGATGCGGGCGAAGTGGCCGCTTCGCCAGATCGAGGCCGGGCTGCTGCTGTGGACGACGGTGGCCTGCCTGTCTGCCGTGTTCATGTTCGGCAACGCAATCGCTTCGCCGCTGCGAATCCTTCTCGTCGGGCCCGTGGTCTGGGGTGCGTTGCGCTTCGGCATGCGCGGGGCGACGGCAGTGCATCTGGCGCTGATCCTGGCGGCCGCCGATGCCACCGGCACGGTGCTGTCTTCCGGAATCCGCGTACCCGCCGCGCCGGAAACCTTCGGTCCGGTGCAGACCCTCGTCGCGATGCTGGTGCTGATCGGGCTCACGGTGGCCAGCGCCCTTTCCCACGGCGAGCGACAGCTGGTCGAGGTTCGCCGCAGCGGCGACGAAGTGCGCAGGCTCAGCCGCCTGTATGCGTCGCTGAGCGCCGTCAACCACGCGGTGCTGACCGAGCCGACGGCCGAATCGTTCCTGCAGGCGACGTGCCGCATTCTGGTCGGCGAAGCCGCGATGCTGCTGGCGCTGGTGGTCAGGACCGACGTCCGGCGCGGCGCCGTCAAGGTGCTCGCGCGCGAAGGTGCAGCGGCGGACTTTCCCGACGAGGTGCTCGCCCGCGTCAATCCGCTGACGAGCGGGCCCACCGCGACGGCGATGGCGAGCGCGCAGCCGTACGTCTGCAACGACTTCGCTCGCGATCCTCGCACCAAGCCATGGCGCCAGCTTGCCGCCCGTCACGGCATCCGTGCATCGGTGGCAATCCCGATCGGCGACGAGAACGGCGTCTGGGGAGCGCTGTGCATGTATTCCCGCGAGGTCGGCAGCTTCGGTGACCGCGAGGTGAGACTGTTGGAGGAGATCGCGCAGAACATCCGCTTCGCCATTGCACGATTCGAGGACGAGGCGCTGCGTCACGCGACCGGCAAGGCGCTGCGCGAAAGCGAGGACCGCTTCCGCGTCGTCATGGAGTATTCGCCGATCGGCATCGCAGTCGTCGCGCCCGACGGACGCTGGATCGACGTCAATCCGGCGCTGTGCCGCTGCGTGGGCTACTCGCGCGACGAGCTGCTGCGCATCGACTTCCAGGCCATCACGCATCCGGAGGATCTTGCCACCGACCTCGCGCAGCTGCAGCGGGCCCTTCGCGGCGAGATCGACAGCTACCAGCTCGAGAAGCGATACATCCGCAAGGATGGGCAGGTCATCTGGATCCAGCTCGACGTCGTGCTGGTGCGCGATGCCAAGGGAGAGCCGCGATATTTCCTGTCGAAAATCCAGGACATCACCGACCGGCGCGATGCCGAGCGGCGCATCCTCGAGCTCAACGCGACGCTCGAGCAGCGCATCTCCGAACGCACCCGTGCGCTCGAGCAGGCCAACCGCGAGCTGGAGCTGGCCAACCGCGAGCTCGAGGCGTTCAGCTCGTCCGTGTCGCACGACTTGCGCTCGCCGCTGCGCCTGATCGACGGCTTCAGCCAGATGCTCGCGAGAAGCCACGTTCCGGCCAGCGACGTCCTCGGCCAGCAGGACCTCGGCCGCATCCGCGCCGCCGCGCGCCGCATGGGGCAGCTCATCGACAGCCTGCTGCTGCTGGCGCGGCTGACGCGAGCTCCACTGCAGCGCGAGCACATCGACGTGAGCGCGCTCTGCACCGAAGTCGTCGAGGCGCTGCGCGCCGAGCAGCCGGACCGCGTCGTGCACGTCGCGATCGAGCCGGGCCTCGGGGCCGACGCCAGCGGCGCGCTGGTGCGCGCGGTCCTCGAGAACCTGATCGGCAATGCGTGGAAGTTCACGGCGAGAGCGGCCGCTGCCGAGATCGAGGTGGGCAGGGAGATCCGGCACGGACGCCGGATGTTCTTCGTGCGCGACAACGGCGCGGGCTTCAAGAGGCAGAACGTCGGGCGCCTGTTCCGCGCGTTCAGCCGCCTTCACGACGAGAAGGATTTTCCCGGAAGCGGAATCGGCCTGGCCACCGTGCACCGGATCATCGAGCGGCACGACGGCACGATCGAAGCCGACAGCGAGGAGAACGAGGGAGCCTGCTTCTGGTTCACGCTCGGCGATGGCGCGGACCGGCTCGCCGCCACCCCGCGAAGCGCCTGA
- a CDS encoding acetyl-CoA hydrolase/transferase C-terminal domain-containing protein, translating into MSAAYRARLRSPAEAAALLRPRDTLCVPLGPGQPGAFLDALGARDDWQQLEIFAGLLLAPHSVLFHAGVRVLSGFFGPVERAIRDQGMDVRFVPADFRRFAPAMRKLAPRVVATVVCPPDASGRMSLGLHAGASVDEMHRAGADQGRVLVAEINPYLPRTFGIGAHDHSLSIDEVDVIVESELPLPVLPESEPSPVELAIAANIRPFVSDGMTLQTGIGAVPSTVVEILASGGGGDYGIHSEMFTTGLMKLHESGKISNRKGVYDGFSISTFALGTEALHRWLDERPDVRFLPVDLVNDPAVIARNRKMLSINGALAVDLYGQLAADTIDGQQWSGIGGAEDFVCGASFSEGGHSIVCLPSTANVGGRAISRLVPQFPAGALVTTPRHQVDIVVTEFGAAELAGLTVGGRAAALASIAHPEFRDSLAEAAGKHR; encoded by the coding sequence ATGTCTGCCGCCTATCGGGCCCGGCTGCGCAGCCCAGCCGAGGCCGCCGCGCTGCTGAGGCCCCGCGACACGCTCTGCGTGCCCCTCGGTCCCGGCCAGCCGGGGGCCTTTCTCGACGCCCTGGGCGCGCGCGACGACTGGCAGCAGCTCGAGATCTTCGCAGGACTGCTGCTGGCTCCTCACTCCGTGCTCTTCCACGCGGGCGTGCGCGTGCTGTCGGGCTTCTTCGGTCCCGTCGAGAGGGCGATTCGTGACCAGGGCATGGACGTCCGCTTCGTGCCGGCCGACTTTCGTCGCTTCGCACCGGCCATGCGCAAGCTCGCGCCGCGCGTCGTCGCGACCGTTGTCTGTCCTCCCGATGCATCCGGCCGCATGTCGCTCGGCCTTCACGCAGGCGCGAGCGTCGACGAGATGCATCGCGCCGGCGCTGATCAGGGTCGCGTCCTCGTCGCCGAGATCAATCCGTACCTTCCCCGCACGTTCGGCATCGGCGCCCACGACCATTCGCTGTCGATCGACGAAGTGGACGTCATCGTCGAGAGCGAGCTGCCGCTGCCGGTGCTTCCGGAATCGGAGCCGAGCCCGGTGGAGCTCGCGATCGCCGCGAACATCCGTCCCTTCGTCAGCGACGGCATGACGCTGCAGACCGGTATCGGCGCCGTCCCGAGCACGGTGGTCGAAATCCTCGCCTCCGGCGGAGGCGGCGACTACGGCATCCATTCCGAGATGTTCACGACGGGGCTGATGAAGCTCCACGAGTCGGGCAAGATCAGCAATCGCAAGGGCGTGTACGACGGGTTTTCGATCTCGACGTTTGCGCTCGGCACCGAGGCGCTGCACCGCTGGCTCGACGAGCGCCCGGACGTTCGCTTTCTTCCCGTCGATCTCGTCAACGACCCGGCCGTGATCGCGCGCAACCGCAAGATGCTTTCGATCAACGGTGCGCTGGCGGTCGATCTTTACGGCCAGCTCGCGGCGGACACGATCGATGGACAGCAATGGTCCGGAATCGGCGGCGCAGAGGATTTCGTCTGCGGGGCGTCGTTCTCCGAAGGCGGCCATTCGATCGTCTGCCTGCCGTCCACGGCGAATGTGGGCGGTCGGGCGATCTCGCGGCTCGTCCCGCAATTCCCGGCGGGCGCCCTGGTCACTACGCCGCGCCACCAGGTGGATATCGTCGTCACGGAGTTCGGCGCCGCCGAGCTGGCGGGGCTGACCGTCGGTGGACGAGCCGCCGCGCTCGCATCGATCGCACATCCCGAGTTCCGTGACTCTCTTGCCGAAGCGGCAGGCAAACACCGATGA
- a CDS encoding esterase-like activity of phytase family protein, protein MAAAACTQERDPKRSLTIESRPVGFERDDPKQTSQGKIVFRGGLELRSSDRDFGGLSSLLISPDGKQFISISDESHWVIGTLSYKDGRLTDAEGKTIAPMLDLDGIALIGKAGDAEGLATGDADGGFGDLFISFEGNHRVWRYPFSGKGVRSLPVNIPLPREALNAPGNGGLEGITRFSDGRLIAVTEHDRNKQGNYRAWILPFTPVGKTPDPAPDALKPKPVSFKPISPFSMTDLRQLPGGDLLTLERHYDPVSGVRIQMRRIPLAAVERAAKEGPAVPLDGEIVCSLDGGYEIDNMEGLGVRVGEKGETLVYWVSDDNFNHPLQRTLLLMFELRP, encoded by the coding sequence GTGGCCGCCGCGGCCTGCACCCAGGAGCGCGATCCGAAGCGCTCGCTCACCATCGAGAGCCGCCCCGTCGGCTTCGAGCGCGACGACCCGAAGCAGACCTCGCAGGGGAAGATCGTGTTCCGCGGCGGCCTCGAGCTGCGCTCGAGCGACCGCGACTTCGGCGGCCTTTCGAGCCTGCTCATCTCGCCCGACGGCAAGCAGTTCATCTCGATTTCCGACGAATCGCACTGGGTGATCGGAACGCTGAGCTACAAGGACGGCAGGCTCACCGACGCCGAGGGCAAGACGATCGCGCCGATGCTCGACCTCGACGGCATTGCGCTGATCGGCAAGGCCGGCGATGCCGAGGGGCTGGCGACCGGGGACGCCGACGGCGGCTTCGGCGACCTGTTCATCAGCTTCGAGGGAAACCACCGCGTGTGGCGCTACCCGTTCTCCGGCAAGGGAGTGCGCTCGCTGCCGGTCAACATTCCGCTTCCGCGCGAAGCGCTGAACGCGCCGGGCAACGGAGGGCTCGAAGGCATCACGAGATTTTCCGACGGCCGGCTGATCGCGGTGACCGAGCACGACCGCAACAAGCAGGGCAACTACCGCGCGTGGATCCTTCCGTTCACGCCGGTCGGGAAGACGCCGGATCCCGCGCCCGATGCGCTAAAACCGAAACCGGTTTCGTTCAAACCGATTTCGCCGTTTTCGATGACCGATCTGCGCCAGCTGCCCGGCGGTGACCTGCTGACGCTGGAACGGCACTACGATCCGGTCAGCGGCGTGCGCATCCAGATGCGTCGCATACCGCTTGCAGCCGTCGAGCGCGCTGCCAAGGAAGGGCCGGCCGTGCCGCTGGACGGCGAGATCGTCTGTTCGCTGGACGGCGGCTACGAAATCGACAACATGGAAGGCCTCGGCGTGCGCGTCGGCGAAAAAGGCGAGACGCTCGTCTACTGGGTCTCCGACGACAACTTCAATCACCCGCTGCAGCGCACGCTGCTGCTGATGTTCGAGCTGCGGCCCTGA
- a CDS encoding nitronate monooxygenase family protein: MKTEIAKRLDIEFPIFAFSHCRDVVAAVSNAGGFGVLGAVGFSADQLRVELEWLDEHVFGSYGVDIVIPGKYVGMGEMDVEKLQAMLAAQIPPEHRTFAKKLLADHGVPELPSEEKPRELLGWTEATAGLQVEVALEHPKVRAFANALGTPPAEVIQEIQATGRLVGALCGSAKQARSHRDAGIDFIIAQGTEGGGHTGEIGSIVLWPEVIDAAGPIPVLAAGGIGSGRQMAAAMALGAQGVWTGSIWLTVSEADTPPAQKDSYLKATSRDTVRSRSWTGKPCRMLRNDWTEAWENPENPKPLGMPLQFMVTAEAVSRGHHYATKAQAVGFNPVGQIVGHMNEIRSARRVIEEMIQDYIAATERMQSLLADA; this comes from the coding sequence ATGAAAACCGAAATCGCAAAACGCCTCGACATCGAATTCCCGATCTTCGCGTTCAGTCACTGCCGCGATGTCGTCGCTGCCGTCAGCAATGCCGGCGGCTTCGGCGTGCTCGGTGCCGTCGGTTTCTCGGCAGACCAGCTACGCGTCGAGCTGGAATGGCTCGACGAGCACGTCTTCGGCAGCTACGGCGTCGACATCGTGATCCCCGGAAAATACGTCGGCATGGGCGAGATGGACGTCGAGAAGCTGCAGGCGATGCTCGCGGCGCAGATTCCGCCCGAGCACCGCACGTTCGCGAAAAAACTGCTCGCCGATCACGGCGTTCCCGAGCTTCCGTCCGAGGAAAAGCCGCGCGAGCTGCTCGGCTGGACCGAGGCCACGGCCGGCCTTCAGGTCGAAGTCGCGCTCGAGCACCCGAAGGTGCGCGCATTCGCCAATGCGCTCGGCACTCCGCCGGCCGAAGTGATCCAGGAGATCCAGGCCACCGGCCGCCTCGTTGGCGCGCTGTGCGGAAGCGCGAAACAGGCTCGCTCGCACAGGGACGCCGGCATCGATTTCATCATTGCGCAGGGCACCGAAGGCGGAGGGCACACCGGCGAGATCGGCAGCATCGTGCTGTGGCCGGAAGTGATCGACGCGGCGGGTCCGATCCCGGTGCTCGCGGCCGGAGGCATCGGCAGCGGACGCCAGATGGCGGCCGCGATGGCGCTCGGCGCCCAGGGAGTGTGGACCGGATCGATCTGGCTGACGGTGAGCGAAGCCGACACTCCTCCCGCCCAGAAGGACAGCTACCTGAAGGCGACGAGCCGCGACACGGTGCGCTCGCGTTCGTGGACAGGAAAGCCCTGCCGTATGCTCCGCAACGACTGGACCGAAGCGTGGGAGAATCCGGAAAATCCGAAGCCACTCGGCATGCCGCTCCAGTTCATGGTGACTGCCGAGGCCGTCAGCCGCGGGCACCACTATGCAACCAAGGCGCAGGCGGTGGGCTTCAACCCGGTCGGGCAGATCGTCGGGCACATGAACGAGATCCGTTCTGCCCGCCGCGTGATCGAGGAGATGATCCAGGACTACATCGCTGCAACCGAGCGGATGCAGTCGCTGCTGGCCGACGCCTGA
- a CDS encoding DUF3995 domain-containing protein — protein sequence MLVAIASAAVTSILFALALVHVYWGVAGTSQDGSSAMVPSIDGKPAFRPTSADCYLVAAALAIAGFLVSAQGGAIPSPLPPGWNRVGAAGVGIVFVARAIGDFRLAGFFKKVHGTSFARWDTWLFSPLCLVLGVMSLWIAAA from the coding sequence ATGCTCGTCGCGATCGCGTCCGCCGCCGTCACGTCGATCCTGTTCGCGCTGGCGCTCGTGCACGTTTACTGGGGCGTGGCCGGCACTTCGCAGGATGGATCTTCGGCGATGGTTCCGTCGATCGACGGAAAGCCGGCGTTCCGGCCGACGAGCGCGGACTGCTACCTCGTCGCCGCGGCCTTGGCCATTGCCGGTTTTCTCGTCTCGGCCCAGGGCGGCGCGATTCCGTCGCCGCTTCCGCCCGGCTGGAACCGCGTCGGCGCCGCGGGCGTGGGGATCGTGTTCGTCGCGCGCGCGATCGGCGATTTTCGCCTCGCTGGCTTTTTCAAGAAAGTGCATGGCACGAGCTTCGCGCGCTGGGATACCTGGCTGTTCTCGCCGCTGTGCCTCGTGCTCGGCGTGATGTCGCTGTGGATCGCGGCGGCATGA
- a CDS encoding TetR/AcrR family transcriptional regulator, which translates to MLAPINGPVVSIGESRRTRRRRELHQHIRDTAADLFARQGYDATTVEQIADAADIAQATFFNHFPSKEDVLRELGTDVFLRFRRLVDEQIARHRTSGERLRGFADSSAALVRRAPEMTRRVLVAVLRSSRPGESSAELASMQSDFVRLLGAGGNAPGGTAADVRRGKDDGTAASPVERIELAAEMLVSIVTGAMTRWINDPTYPLETRLTALLSLVERVIDNENDDSASPPRARRKPK; encoded by the coding sequence ATGCTTGCTCCGATCAACGGCCCGGTAGTGTCCATCGGCGAGAGTCGCCGCACGAGGCGGCGCCGCGAGTTGCACCAGCACATCCGCGACACCGCGGCGGACCTGTTCGCGCGCCAGGGCTACGACGCGACGACCGTCGAGCAGATCGCCGACGCCGCCGACATCGCGCAGGCGACGTTCTTCAATCACTTCCCGAGCAAGGAAGACGTGCTGCGCGAGCTCGGCACCGACGTGTTCCTGCGCTTTCGCCGCCTCGTCGACGAGCAGATCGCCAGGCACCGCACCAGCGGCGAGCGGCTTCGCGGCTTCGCCGACAGCAGCGCCGCCCTTGTCCGTCGCGCGCCGGAGATGACGCGGCGGGTCCTCGTCGCCGTGCTGCGCTCGTCGCGTCCCGGTGAGTCTTCCGCCGAGCTCGCATCGATGCAGTCCGACTTCGTGCGGCTGCTCGGCGCCGGTGGCAATGCACCCGGCGGCACCGCCGCTGACGTACGCCGCGGCAAGGACGACGGCACGGCCGCCAGCCCGGTCGAGCGCATCGAGCTCGCCGCCGAAATGCTCGTCTCCATCGTCACCGGCGCAATGACCCGGTGGATCAACGACCCGACCTATCCGCTCGAGACCAGGCTGACAGCGCTGCTGTCGCTGGTCGAGCGCGTGATCGACAACGAAAACGACGATTCTGCATCCCCGCCGAGGGCCCGGAGGAAACCGAAATGA
- the serB gene encoding phosphoserine phosphatase SerB — protein MGADGGGREILLINVSGEDRPGVTKSLTTILAEYGAVVLDIGQAVIHDLLSLGLLVEVPADAASGPVLKDLLFRAHELDMRIRFTPITEADYEHWVGQQGKQRHTITVLGRRLTANHIAAVSSVLADQGLNIDMIHRLSGRIPLSGDARRPYACVELSVRGTPRDETAMRAAFLAVTHEHDVDVAFQADDLFRRNRRLVAFDMDSTLIQAEVIDELARAAGAGEEVAAITERAMRGELDFQQSLKLRLRHIAGLDASVLATIAEQLPLTEGAERLIGVLKKIGYKVAIISGGFRYFGEHLAARLGIDYVYANELEICDGKLTGNVVGPIVDGRRKAELLREIAARENLSMQQVIAVGDGANDLPMLAIAGLGVAFRAKPLVRQSARQALSAAGLDGILYLIGVRDRETDE, from the coding sequence ATGGGCGCGGACGGCGGCGGGCGCGAAATTCTCCTCATCAATGTCTCGGGCGAAGACCGTCCCGGCGTCACGAAATCGCTGACGACGATCCTGGCCGAATACGGTGCCGTCGTCCTCGACATCGGCCAGGCGGTCATCCACGACCTGCTGTCTCTCGGCCTTCTCGTCGAGGTTCCGGCCGATGCCGCGTCGGGACCCGTCCTGAAGGACCTTCTTTTCCGCGCCCACGAGCTCGACATGAGGATCCGCTTCACGCCGATCACGGAGGCGGACTACGAGCACTGGGTCGGACAGCAGGGCAAGCAGCGCCACACGATCACCGTGCTCGGCCGCCGCCTGACCGCCAATCACATCGCCGCGGTATCGTCCGTGCTGGCCGACCAGGGCCTGAACATCGACATGATCCACCGGCTCTCGGGGCGCATCCCGCTTTCGGGCGACGCAAGAAGGCCGTACGCCTGCGTCGAGCTGTCGGTGCGCGGCACGCCGCGCGACGAAACGGCGATGCGCGCGGCGTTCCTCGCAGTCACGCACGAGCACGACGTCGACGTTGCGTTCCAGGCGGACGACCTGTTTCGTCGCAACCGGCGCCTGGTCGCTTTCGACATGGACTCGACGCTGATCCAGGCCGAAGTGATCGACGAGCTGGCGCGGGCGGCGGGCGCCGGCGAAGAGGTGGCCGCGATCACCGAGCGGGCGATGCGCGGAGAGCTGGACTTCCAGCAGAGCCTGAAGCTGCGCCTGCGCCACATCGCTGGACTCGACGCTTCGGTGCTGGCGACCATCGCCGAGCAGCTTCCGCTGACCGAAGGCGCCGAGCGCCTGATCGGCGTGCTCAAGAAGATCGGCTACAAGGTCGCGATCATCAGCGGCGGCTTCCGCTATTTCGGCGAACACCTGGCCGCGCGGCTGGGGATCGACTACGTCTATGCAAACGAGCTGGAGATCTGCGACGGCAAGCTCACCGGCAACGTCGTCGGGCCCATCGTCGACGGCCGCCGCAAGGCGGAGCTGCTGCGCGAGATCGCAGCGCGCGAGAACCTTTCGATGCAGCAGGTGATCGCGGTCGGCGACGGCGCCAACGACCTGCCGATGCTCGCGATTGCCGGTCTCGGCGTCGCGTTCCGCGCCAAGCCGCTGGTGCGCCAGTCCGCGCGCCAGGCCCTTTCGGCGGCGGGCCTGGACGGGATTCTCTACCTGATCGGTGTAAGGGACCGCGAGACCGACGAGTAA
- a CDS encoding GFA family protein — translation MASITGGCLCGKVRFTVSADPTFQGVCHCTDCQKQGGTAFSVVLAFPDSSVKVTGATRTFRSIGSSGGAVQRVFCPECGSPIYSVPPNAPGLLFVKGGCLDDTSILAPMVHIFCDSKQPWVAIPEDVMTFPKSPN, via the coding sequence ATGGCCAGCATCACCGGTGGCTGCCTCTGCGGCAAAGTTCGATTCACCGTGTCCGCAGACCCCACTTTCCAGGGAGTGTGCCACTGCACCGACTGCCAGAAGCAGGGCGGCACGGCGTTCTCCGTCGTCCTCGCGTTCCCGGATTCTTCGGTGAAGGTGACCGGCGCCACCAGGACGTTTCGCAGCATCGGCAGCAGCGGCGGTGCGGTGCAGCGCGTGTTCTGCCCGGAGTGCGGCTCGCCGATCTACTCGGTGCCGCCGAACGCGCCGGGCCTTCTCTTCGTCAAAGGAGGCTGCCTCGACGACACCAGCATCCTGGCGCCGATGGTGCACATCTTCTGCGACAGCAAGCAGCCGTGGGTTGCAATCCCGGAAGACGTGATGACGTTTCCGAAGTCGCCGAACTAG